The Candidatus Syntrophosphaera sp. genome includes a region encoding these proteins:
- the purQ gene encoding phosphoribosylformylglycinamidine synthase subunit PurQ has protein sequence MRVSVVTFPGSNCDHDAHEALSARGHDSRLVWHKDRDLQNPDLVVLPGGFSYGDYLRCGALARFSPIVGEVLRFADSGGLVLGICNGFQILTECGLLPGTLLRNSGLDFICQHQHIRVENPDTPFTLGIPAGTALDIPIAHHDGNFFIDPDGLRSLRDNAQIVFRYCGPDGETSPQANPNGSLDNIAGICNARRNVLGMMPHPERAATQAVASNDGSRIFAALERHFGAGG, from the coding sequence TTGAGAGTAAGCGTAGTCACTTTCCCCGGTTCCAATTGCGATCACGACGCCCATGAGGCCTTGTCCGCCCGGGGGCATGACAGCCGCTTGGTCTGGCACAAAGATCGTGACCTGCAAAACCCTGATCTGGTGGTGCTTCCGGGTGGTTTTTCCTATGGAGATTATTTGCGCTGCGGTGCCCTGGCGAGGTTTTCTCCGATCGTGGGCGAGGTCTTGCGCTTCGCGGATTCCGGCGGCTTGGTCCTGGGGATCTGCAACGGGTTCCAGATCCTCACCGAATGCGGGCTGTTGCCGGGAACCCTGCTGAGGAACAGCGGCCTGGATTTCATCTGCCAGCATCAGCACATCCGCGTGGAAAATCCAGACACGCCCTTCACTCTGGGCATCCCGGCCGGAACGGCGCTGGACATTCCCATCGCCCATCACGACGGCAACTTTTTCATCGATCCGGACGGCCTGCGCTCTTTGCGGGACAACGCCCAGATCGTCTTCCGCTATTGCGGGCCGGATGGAGAAACCTCACCTCAGGCCAATCCCAACGGCTCGCTGGACAACATTGCCGGGATCTGCAACGCCCGGCGCAACGTTTTGGGCATGATGCCCCATCCGGAACGGGCCGCGACCCAGGCGGTGGCAAGCAATGACGGCAGCAGGATATTTGCAGCTCTCGAAAGACATTTTGGCGCAGGCGGATAA
- a CDS encoding D-glycerate dehydrogenase, translating to MPKPRIYVTRMIPEPALQRLAEVFEVEINRKNAPVRRTRLLEAVKGADALLCLLTETIDKELLDSAPRLKCVSNFAVGYNNIDVGHATAKGIAVCNTPGVLTQTTADLAWALIMSCARRIVESDRYLRAGKFTGWEPMLLMGNDIYGKTLGIVGIGRIGRAVAKRASGFDMQVLWFDPSADEGSLPPEYQKSSLEELCRNSDFISIHAPLTPQTKHLISAPELALMKPTAILVNTARGPIVDEQALIKALRDNQIAAAGLDVFENEPEVPAELIALDNVVLLPHIGSASVETRTKMGLLAAENAIAVIQGREPPARVN from the coding sequence ATGCCCAAACCCAGGATCTATGTGACCCGGATGATCCCCGAGCCGGCCCTGCAAAGGCTGGCGGAGGTGTTCGAGGTTGAAATCAACCGGAAAAACGCCCCGGTGCGCAGAACCCGCCTGCTTGAGGCGGTGAAAGGCGCGGATGCCTTGCTCTGCCTGCTCACCGAAACGATCGACAAAGAGCTGCTGGATTCCGCGCCCAGGCTGAAATGCGTGTCCAACTTCGCCGTGGGCTACAACAACATCGACGTGGGCCACGCCACAGCAAAGGGAATCGCGGTCTGCAACACTCCGGGCGTGCTGACCCAGACCACTGCCGACCTGGCCTGGGCCCTGATCATGAGCTGCGCCAGGCGGATCGTGGAAAGCGACCGCTATCTCCGCGCGGGGAAATTTACCGGCTGGGAACCGATGCTGCTGATGGGAAACGACATCTATGGCAAAACCCTGGGCATCGTTGGAATAGGCAGGATCGGGCGTGCCGTGGCCAAACGGGCCTCGGGTTTCGACATGCAAGTGCTCTGGTTCGATCCCTCCGCGGATGAGGGATCCTTGCCGCCTGAATACCAAAAATCCTCTCTGGAAGAACTCTGCCGAAACTCCGATTTCATCAGCATCCACGCGCCCCTGACCCCCCAGACCAAGCACCTCATCTCGGCTCCTGAACTGGCTTTGATGAAGCCCACGGCCATTCTGGTCAATACCGCCCGTGGCCCGATCGTCGACGAACAGGCCCTGATCAAAGCCTTGCGGGATAACCAGATAGCCGCCGCCGGGCTCGACGTTTTTGAAAACGAACCCGAGGTCCCGGCGGAACTCATCGCCCTGGACAATGTTGTCCTGCTGCCCCATATCGGTTCTGCCAGCGTGGAAACCCGCACCAAAATGGGCCTGCTCGCCGCGGAGAACGCCATCGCCGTCATCCAGGGCAGGGAGCCGCCCGCCCGGGTCAATTAG
- a CDS encoding tetratricopeptide repeat protein, with product MKPGNKSLPRKIILILGLLIILFFLGELVFRPRVIRHGIASGHYSLRRYSASERIWSKLSAAGDKDHIPENSLGKVWYRRGDFSEAESHFADAVEENGQNPGARYDLGNALYRADRLDAALAEYKAAMLLDPEDQDAKANYELVLNRQGYEPPPPPQNEDGSDKEEKDQEQESADQENKQEQYRNLLDALDQKEALDRMARRKSRETEKGGKWW from the coding sequence ATGAAGCCGGGCAACAAATCTTTACCGCGCAAGATCATCCTCATCCTGGGGCTCCTGATCATCCTCTTCTTCCTCGGCGAACTGGTCTTCCGGCCGCGGGTCATCCGGCACGGCATTGCCTCGGGCCACTATTCCCTGCGGCGCTATTCCGCCTCCGAAAGGATCTGGAGCAAGCTTTCCGCTGCTGGGGATAAAGACCACATTCCCGAAAACAGCCTGGGCAAGGTTTGGTATCGTCGCGGGGATTTCAGCGAGGCGGAAAGCCACTTTGCGGACGCGGTGGAAGAAAACGGCCAGAACCCCGGCGCGCGCTACGACCTGGGCAACGCCCTCTATCGCGCCGACCGGCTCGACGCAGCCCTGGCCGAGTATAAGGCCGCCATGCTCCTCGATCCCGAAGACCAGGACGCCAAAGCCAACTATGAGCTGGTGCTCAACCGCCAGGGCTATGAACCTCCGCCCCCGCCCCAAAATGAAGACGGGAGCGACAAGGAAGAAAAAGACCAGGAGCAGGAGAGCGCGGACCAGGAAAACAAACAGGAGCAATATCGCAATCTCCTGGACGCCCTGGATCAGAAGGAAGCCCTGGACCGCATGGCCCGCCGGAAAAGCAGGGAAACCGAGAAAGGGGGGAAATGGTGGTAA
- a CDS encoding BatD family protein, with amino-acid sequence MVVRKFWLILFLLLAAGLQAQSVKVSSSVQKSVISMSEQLQLKLEISSDKYLRLSAPTAPHVPGLAYRNMLSSSSSQVSIVNRASTRLHKFVYTYYYSPQRTGTFTLPGFKVSIDKRDYSTQPITIEVVDAAYIPPQQYNQDPYFDPYVGDYFSRNRNTGISLLLCLPERQSVYLGEPAIVAYYLYTNQMVESFYTETERDYEGYGKSSFEQPKNLAYEEVIYNGERFQRALIKKTALYPQVAGRLQAPTLSGKVQFTGIYSFLNKTVGSSNAWIDVKPLPAGKPAGFTGAVGDFEISQSYSADKVSLGEALTSTVRINGRGNFSQFTAAPHPQIENFQISEPTLQDRLSSAVEGTRNIIFTILPQSTGDHAIPGYTFSWFDTSSGAYRTFTGPGHDLSVRPANVLSYFSELLQGDKPKTLNPLIVRANYPDFRAYGSRLWFWLVLAACALSLAVSGFLAYERRLSRLDPAAYDQKTASRILNKYLRQATQAAEGFSREFHPLAENGLMNFLARKYAVSKSLSTPELLAELRGKAIPEALVRQLEEFLLLCQQARYMPGGAESASLSDALAKLKLLVQGFSRLRNGHGTAGKLKTLIIRGKKGSDTKEGRPQ; translated from the coding sequence ATGGTGGTAAGAAAGTTCTGGCTGATCCTGTTTCTGCTGCTGGCCGCCGGGCTCCAGGCCCAGTCCGTGAAAGTTTCCAGTTCTGTGCAGAAAAGCGTCATCTCCATGTCCGAGCAACTCCAACTGAAGCTGGAGATCAGCAGCGACAAGTATCTGCGCCTTTCCGCCCCCACGGCTCCCCATGTCCCGGGGCTCGCCTACCGCAACATGCTCAGTTCATCCTCCAGCCAGGTTTCCATCGTCAACCGGGCCAGCACCCGCCTGCATAAATTTGTCTACACCTACTATTACAGCCCCCAACGCACTGGCACTTTCACCCTGCCAGGATTCAAGGTCAGCATCGACAAGAGGGACTACAGCACCCAGCCGATCACGATCGAGGTGGTCGACGCGGCCTACATCCCGCCCCAGCAATACAACCAGGACCCCTATTTCGATCCCTATGTGGGCGATTATTTCAGCCGCAACCGCAACACCGGAATTTCCCTGCTCCTTTGCCTCCCGGAGCGTCAGAGCGTCTATCTCGGCGAGCCGGCCATCGTTGCCTATTATCTGTACACAAATCAGATGGTCGAGTCTTTCTACACAGAGACGGAGCGGGATTACGAGGGCTATGGGAAGTCCTCTTTCGAGCAGCCCAAAAACCTCGCCTATGAGGAGGTCATCTACAACGGCGAACGCTTCCAGCGCGCCCTGATCAAGAAAACAGCCCTCTATCCCCAGGTCGCGGGAAGGCTGCAGGCGCCTACGCTCTCCGGCAAGGTCCAGTTCACCGGGATCTACAGCTTTCTGAACAAAACGGTGGGTTCCTCCAATGCCTGGATCGACGTCAAACCCCTGCCAGCCGGAAAACCAGCCGGATTCACTGGCGCCGTGGGGGATTTTGAGATCAGCCAGTCCTATTCCGCGGACAAGGTTTCCCTCGGCGAAGCCCTCACCAGCACGGTCAGGATCAACGGCAGGGGCAATTTCAGCCAGTTCACCGCCGCGCCCCATCCCCAGATCGAAAACTTCCAGATCTCCGAGCCCACTCTTCAGGACAGGCTTTCCAGCGCGGTCGAGGGCACCCGCAACATCATATTCACCATCCTGCCCCAGTCGACCGGGGACCATGCCATACCGGGCTACACCTTCAGTTGGTTTGACACCTCGTCTGGCGCCTATCGCACTTTCACGGGTCCCGGGCATGACCTGAGCGTCCGCCCCGCCAATGTCCTTTCCTATTTCTCCGAGCTGCTCCAGGGCGACAAGCCCAAAACCCTCAATCCGCTGATTGTCAGGGCCAATTATCCCGATTTCCGGGCTTACGGCTCGCGCCTCTGGTTCTGGCTGGTCCTGGCCGCCTGCGCTTTATCCCTGGCGGTTTCCGGGTTCCTTGCCTATGAACGCAGGCTGAGCAGGCTCGATCCGGCCGCCTATGACCAAAAGACCGCCAGCCGCATCCTGAACAAGTATCTGCGCCAGGCCACCCAGGCCGCGGAAGGTTTTTCCCGGGAATTCCATCCCCTGGCGGAGAACGGGCTGATGAACTTTCTGGCCCGGAAATACGCCGTCTCCAAGAGCCTTTCCACCCCCGAACTGCTGGCGGAGCTGCGCGGCAAGGCCATTCCCGAGGCTCTGGTGCGGCAACTGGAGGAGTTTTTGCTGCTTTGCCAGCAGGCGCGCTACATGCCGGGAGGAGCGGAATCTGCTTCGCTGTCCGATGCGCTTGCCAAACTGAAGCTGCTGGTCCAGGGCTTCAGCCGGCTGAGGAACGGGCATGGCACTGCCGGCAAGCTGAAAACCCTCATCATCCGGGGCAAAAAAGGCTCAGACACAAAGGAGGGCAGGCCGCAATGA
- the purS gene encoding phosphoribosylformylglycinamidine synthase subunit PurS, giving the protein MILAKIFVRLKPNVLDPQGKAVSNSLHQLGYGKVLDTRVSKYIEISFSSADEPAVRAEVEKICSGLLANPNTETYSYTLETLEQSGS; this is encoded by the coding sequence ATGATTTTGGCCAAGATATTTGTCCGCCTGAAACCCAATGTACTGGATCCGCAAGGAAAAGCCGTGAGCAATTCCCTGCATCAGCTCGGTTATGGCAAGGTGCTGGATACCCGCGTCAGCAAGTATATCGAGATCAGTTTTTCGTCCGCGGACGAGCCAGCCGTGCGGGCCGAGGTGGAAAAGATTTGCAGCGGCCTGTTGGCCAACCCGAACACGGAAACCTATTCCTACACCCTGGAAACCCTGGAGCAGAGCGGATCTTGA